A segment of the Terriglobia bacterium genome:
TTCCGGGCCAATCAGGATAATTACGACATCGGCGTCGCCTGGTACGTCCATGACCGCCGCAATCCCTGGCGGGCGGCCACCTACGGCGAGGCCGAACTCAAGCTCTTATCGACCCTGACGGTGTCGGCCGGCGGAAGGATCGACTACTTCGGCCACTTCGGCGCCACCGCCAGCCCTCGCCTTGCGGCCATCTACCAGCCGAATTCACGGACCACCGTGAAGTACATTTTCGGCCGCGCATTTCGCGCCCCCAATGCCTATCAGGCCTATTACGCGGATGGATTCAGCGTCGAGGCCAATCCCGGGCTTTCGCCGGAAACCGTGCTCTCGCACACCGTAATGCTGGAGCGGACCGTCACCTCCTGGCTGCTCCTCAGCGGCGGCCTCTTTCACAATTCGATTGGCAACCTGATTGACGTCACCACCGATCCCGCCACCGGGTTGGCGCAATTCATCAATGTCGGCCACTTGACGGCGCGCGGGCTGGAGTTTGAAGCGCGGGCCGGGCAGATGTCCGGCTTCAACGTTCGCGCCAGCTATACGGCAACCGATGCCCGCGATCCCACCACCGGGTCACGCCTGAACAATGCCCCGCTGCACCTGGCCAAACTGCACGGGCGGGCGCCCCTTGCCGGCAAGGCCATCGTGGGGCTGGAACTGCTCTACGCCAGCGCGCAAAGGAGCTACAAGGATGCCCGCGTCTCTCCGTCGCTTCTGACGAATCTTACCGTCTCCAGCCGCCCCTTGGGCCAACACTGGGAGTTCTCCGCCAGTTGCTACAACCTGTTCGACCGCCGCTGGTATTCGCCCCCCGCCCCGGAGCACGTACAAAGCGGCATTGAACAGGACGGGCGCGCGTTCCGCGTCAAGGTGGTTTATCGCTTTTCCACCGCCCCGGAGCTGCAGCGGTAATGTGTGCCGACTATCAGCGCGACAAGGGGCCGCAGGCCTGTGCGCAGGCCGTGCAGTGGCAAGGCCTTGCACAACTGGGAGATCTGCGTTATCGGATCGGTGAGAGGCGGTCTGGGTGATGGTTCTCGCTCACCCGATCGCCGGATCAATAGAAGAGGTACTTCCGCCACTTCGCGTCGGAATGTCCCAGCAGCCGCATGATGTGCCGGCTGGTATGCAGGTTGAACGCTCTCGGCTCGCGGATCAGCTTCATGTTCGCTTCCATCGGAAGCTGGTTCCCCTTGCGCCGGTTGCAGGTGTGGCAGCAGGCCACCAGGTTTTCCCAGGTGGACAGCCCTCCGCGCGACCGCGGCACCACGTGGTCCAGCGTCAACTCGCTGGAGCCCAGCACCGCGCCGCAATACTGGCAACTGCTGCGGTCGCGCAGCAGGATGTTCTTGCGCGACAGCGCCCGCGTCTGATGCGGAATGCGCCGGTATTCCAGCAGGCGGATGACCGACGGCACGCGGATGGTGAGGCGCGCCGCGTGCAGAAAGTGCCCGTTCTCCTCCTCGGTCATGGCGACGCCCTTCAGCACCAGCACGATCGCGCGTCGCGCCGCGCACACATTGATCGGCTCGTAGGACGCGTTCAGCACCAGCACCGGCGTGTGC
Coding sequences within it:
- a CDS encoding HNH endonuclease, encoding MHTPVLVLNASYEPINVCAARRAIVLVLKGVAMTEEENGHFLHAARLTIRVPSVIRLLEYRRIPHQTRALSRKNILLRDRSSCQYCGAVLGSSELTLDHVVPRSRGGLSTWENLVACCHTCNRRKGNQLPMEANMKLIREPRAFNLHTSRHIMRLLGHSDAKWRKYLFY